In Geotalea uraniireducens, the genomic window CTATATGTTATTATTTTTTACACGTCAATGGTTAAATATGACGCAGAGGAGCATGCCATGCCGAACACTCGCCTCAACATCACCCTCCCCACTCACATCGTCGACGACATCAAGGCGTTGTACGGTCCTCGGGGGCTGAGCCAGTTCCTGGAAGAGGCGGCCCAGGAGAAGCTGGCCGACTTGAAGAAGAAGGCCTACCGGGGGCTCATCGAAGGGTACCAGTCGACCGCCGACGAGACGGTTGAAGTGTTGAAGAAGATCGAGAACGCGGTCACGGAGAAGCGCGATGTTTAAGCGGGGGGGGATCTATTCGGTCAACCTGGCTCACGAGGGCGAGGGGGTTCAGGAAACCTGCCCCTGCCTGGTGGTGAGCAACAACATCAGCAACGAATACTCGCCGGTGGTCACCATCGTCCCGCTCTCCTTCTCGCCGCGGGAGAAGATCTACGAGTTCGAAACGTTCCTGCCGGCGGCGAAAACCGGCCTGGTCCGGGATGCCCGGATCAGCTCGCACATCATCATCACCATCGACAAGACCAAGGTGGTCGGCGAGCGAATCGGCTTTCTCCCCAAAACGCTGATGGAGGCGGTCGAAAAGGCGCTTCGCCTCCAACTCGCCCTCTGAGGCGGCCCCCGGCCGCCTTTCCCATCGGTCTGGCCGGTTCGGCTAGAGCATGCCGATAATCAGCAACGTCACCAGGGTAATGAAGGTATAGAGGATGTAGAGGTGCAGCTGGCCGTGCTGTAATTTGCGGATCGGCGCAAGCTTTTCGTTCGCCTTGGCAAACAGGGGAAGGTAGAGCAGTTCAAGCACCGTTTCCGGGACGTGGCTGGCGAAGCGGGCCGGTGCCGGCGCCAGGCCGTTGATGACCGGCGTTTTGCCGTGGGGGCGGAGGAGGCCGCTGAACAGGCCGACCAGCATCTCGGCGAACGATGAAGCGCTGTACTGCATCCGCGGCGTGGGGCGGAGATAGCCGCACCCCCAGGTGACCGACGTTGCCGGCCGGCTGCCCCTGGTTTTCCGGGCAAAGAAGAGGAGCAGCAGGGCCACCAGGATCAGCAGGGCGAGTGCCGCGACGGTCAGCGCCATCAGCGGGGCATGGCCGCCGAGCTCGGCCGCCGGTCCGGCAACCTCCGGCCGCCAGCTCCCGAGCACGTTCGCCAGCAGCGGCGCCACTACCACCGGCGCGACGCCGATCACCGCACAAACCAGCGCCAGCAGCCCCATCGGGGCCAGCATCGGCCAGCCGGCCTCATGGGCCTGCTCCGCCCGCGGCGAGCGGGCGACGCCAAGAAAGACCACCCCGCAGACCTTGACGAAACAGGCCACCGCCAAGCCGCCCACCAGTGCCAGTGCCGGTGCCGCCAGGGCGGTAAAGGCGGCCGCGGCGCCGCTCCCCCCGCTGACCTCCCGAAATATCCCCAGGTAGATGAGCAGTTCGCTGATGAAGCCGTTCAACGGCGGCAGGCCGCAGATAGCGACGGCCCCGACGAAGAACAGCCCGGCGGTGGCCGGCATCCGTTTGAGCAGCCCCCCCAGCAGATCGATCTCCCGGCTGCCGGTGGCGTGGATCACCGAACCGGCGCCGAGAAAGAGAAGCGATTTGAAGGTCGCGTGGTTGAGGACGTGGAGCAGCGCTCCGGCGATGCCGAGCACGGCCACCGTCGGCGAACCGGCGGCCAGGCCGATGGTGGCGACGCCGAGACCGATGGCGATAATGCCGATATTTTCGATACTGTGGTAGGCGAGGAGCCGTTTCAGGTCGTGCTGACCGATGGCGAAGGCGACGCCGGCCACCCCGGAGATCATCCCGGTCACCAAGAGCAGTATCCCCCACCAGAGAGGAATCACGGCGAAAAAGGAGAGGACCCGGACGATGCCGTAGATGCCGATTTTCAGCAGTACCCCCGACATGATCGCCGAGACGTGGCTCGGGGCGTTGGCGTGGGCCGAGGGGAGCCAGACGTGGAGCGGCATCAGGCCGGACTTGATGCCGAAGCCGACGAGGGCGGCGAGAAAGAGGGCCGCTGCCGGCGCGCCGGCGAGGCGGAGCGAAGCCGGCGCCGGGAAGAGGAATGACCCGTGGGTACCGGCGAGCAGGGCAAAGAGAGCGAAGAGCGCCAGGGTGCCGATGTGGGTGGTGATCAGGTAGAGGGTCCCCGCCTCGCGGACCGCCGGCTTGGCATCTTCGGCGGTCAGGGCGAAATAGATGGTCAGCGCCATGATTTCCCAGGCGATCAGAAAGAGCACACCGTTGCGGGCCATGACCACCCACAGCATCGCGGCGACCGCCAGGCCGAAGAAAAGGGTCAGCCGGCGAACGGTGCGCGGATGGTCGGCGGCGCTCCAGTAGTCGAGGGCGTAGAGAGAACAGCAGGCGGCGATGAACAGGACGGGGAGGGCGAAGAAAGCGGTGAGGGGGTCGACGGCGAATTCGGCGGCGCCGAACGGAAGCCCCCAGGAGAGGGTGAAGGCAGCACTGCGGCCGGTGCCGATCGCCTGGGCCGCGCCGCCGATGCCGGTCAGGGCGGCGAGCAGCATCATCAGGGTGGCCAGCCGCTGGCCGGCGCGGGGCGGGGCCAGCCCGAGGAACAGCGGCAAACCGGAGACGGCGGCAAGCAGCGAGGCGCTGACCAGGAGCGGGCCGGGGCCGAGCAGCTCTCCCGCACCATTCATAGGTCACCTCCCGAGTTCGTTTTCTATTTCCGCAATAGCGGCCTTGATCGCCGCCGGGTCGCAACGGTCCTGCAGCAGTTGCCGGAGCCGGGGGTCGCGCAGGGCGTAGGCCAGCTTCGACAGCAGGTGCAGGTGAACCTTGGCCGACGGGCTGGTGAGGGTGAAAAGAATCCGGACCGGCTTGCCGTCCAGGGCGTTGAAATCGATCGGCGTCTCCAGGAAGCAGAGCGTTACCGCCGGCGAGGAGACGTGAAGGAGGATCGGGTTCCGGACGTGGGGAATGGCGATCCCGTCGCCGATGGCGGTGGTGCCGAGGGCTTCCCGCGCCAAGAGGACCTGGAGGACGAACTCGGGATCGACCTGGGGGGGGAGGCGGAGCAGGCCGACGACGTTTTTCAGCACGCCGAGCTTGTCCGTGCCCGGGACATTGCAGTGGATGCCGCCCGCCTCCAGGGCCTGCAGCAGCGTCGGCAGGCTCGTGCTCTCTTCGTCGGCCGCAGCGTAGATCTCCGGCTTGACCTTGATTCCCCGGTCGGTCGCCCATTCGAGGAGATCCGCCCGGTTGATCCGGTAGACCTCGTTGACGAAGGTCGCGGGGAGCCCGTCCTTCCTGATCCAGCGGAGCATGGTCTTTTCGTCGACATCAAGGAGCTGGGCCGCCTCGGCCGTATCCAGCAGCATCTGTTACCTCGGGCATTCCCGAGGGGCGATGCGCCGGAGAATGCCGCTTTGATGAATTTCTGCCAACTATAGAACAGCAGTCTGCCTGAGTCAACGACAGAAACAGACGGCCGGCGCGGGAATTCCGGCGGCCGCCTGTTGTGAGCCGGCTCGCCCTTTGGCGGCGTTCGAGAAAAAACTGTTTTTGCCGGGCACGGCGGTATCTCCTTGACCGCGGCGCGCTTTTTCGGGAAGAATGGGAGGAACTCTGCTGTCGAGGTAACCATGAACGTACTGCTGCTTCGCCCCCATCCCGGTAATGACCGGTTCGGTCTCGGGCCGTTCTTTCGGGTCGAACCGCTCGGGCTCGAATATATCGGCGCGGCGCTGCGGGCTGCCGGCCACACGGTAACCGCCGCCGACCTCCGCTTCCGCCCCGCTGCCGCTGCCTGGGTGCGCCGAAGCCGGCCGCGGCTGGTCGGAATCTCCTGCCTCCATGCCCTGGAATACGAGCGGGTGGTCGAAACCGCCCGCGAAGTTCGGCGGGCCAGCCCCGAGACCTTCATTCTGGTCGGCGGCCATGCGGCGGCGGCGTTTCCCGCCCCGCTGGAGTGCGACGCGGTCGATGCCATCTGTCTCGACGACGGCGAAGAGCTGGTGCCGGCGGTGGCAGCGGCGCTGGACCGGGGGGAGCGACTCGACGAGGTGCCGGGGCTCCGCCTGCGGACCGGCGATGGCTGGTTCAGCACCCCCGAGCCGTCCCGGCAGGGCTGTCTCGACCTGGTGCCGCTACCGGCCCGCGACCTGGTGGCGCGGCACCGCCACGGCTACCACTGCCTCCTCTTCAAACCGGTCTGGCTTGTCGAAACGGCCCGCGGCTGTCCGCACCGCTGCTCCTTCTGTTCGGTCTGGCAGCTCTACGGCCGCTCCTGCCGCGAACGGAGCATCGCCGCGGTAGTCGAGGACTTCGCTACGGCGGGGGATGCGGTGTTCGTCGCCGACGATCTCTTCTGGCACAACCCGGAGCGGAGTCTCGAACTGGCGGCGGCGCTGAAAAAGCGAGGGGTCTTCAAACGCTGGCTCCTGGTGCAGACCCGCACCGACCTGATCTGCCGGAGCGGTGAGCTGATGGCGGCCTGGCGGCCGCTGGCCAAAGACTTCGATATCTTTCTCGGCCTCGAAGCGGCCACCGACCGGGGACTGGCGGGGCTGGCCAAGGACAGCGGCGTGGCGGCAAGCGTCGAAGCGGTGCGGCTCGCCCGGGAGCTGCGCTACGGGATCAACGGCAACTTTCTGATCGATCCCGACTGGAACGAGGGGGACTTCCACGACCTGTGGGAGTTCGTCGCCCGCCACGGCCTGCAGCGGGCCGGTTTTACCATCCTGACGCCGCTGCCGGGAACCGACTATTTCCGGGAGGTGGCGTCGCGGATTGCCGCCCAGCCGTGGTCCAACTTCGACATGCACCACTTGCTCTGGGAGCCGCGACTCGGCGCCCGGCGGTTCTTCGAACTCTATGCCGAAACCTGGCGCCGCTCGATTCTCAACACCTCGGGCGAAAAGGGGCTGGCCGACTGGATGCGCCAGGTGCGGCCGGCCCAGGTTCCCTACATCGCCCGGGT contains:
- a CDS encoding antitoxin, producing MPNTRLNITLPTHIVDDIKALYGPRGLSQFLEEAAQEKLADLKKKAYRGLIEGYQSTADETVEVLKKIENAVTEKRDV
- a CDS encoding type II toxin-antitoxin system PemK/MazF family toxin translates to MFKRGGIYSVNLAHEGEGVQETCPCLVVSNNISNEYSPVVTIVPLSFSPREKIYEFETFLPAAKTGLVRDARISSHIIITIDKTKVVGERIGFLPKTLMEAVEKALRLQLAL
- a CDS encoding proton-conducting transporter membrane subunit translates to MNGAGELLGPGPLLVSASLLAAVSGLPLFLGLAPPRAGQRLATLMMLLAALTGIGGAAQAIGTGRSAAFTLSWGLPFGAAEFAVDPLTAFFALPVLFIAACCSLYALDYWSAADHPRTVRRLTLFFGLAVAAMLWVVMARNGVLFLIAWEIMALTIYFALTAEDAKPAVREAGTLYLITTHIGTLALFALFALLAGTHGSFLFPAPASLRLAGAPAAALFLAALVGFGIKSGLMPLHVWLPSAHANAPSHVSAIMSGVLLKIGIYGIVRVLSFFAVIPLWWGILLLVTGMISGVAGVAFAIGQHDLKRLLAYHSIENIGIIAIGLGVATIGLAAGSPTVAVLGIAGALLHVLNHATFKSLLFLGAGSVIHATGSREIDLLGGLLKRMPATAGLFFVGAVAICGLPPLNGFISELLIYLGIFREVSGGSGAAAAFTALAAPALALVGGLAVACFVKVCGVVFLGVARSPRAEQAHEAGWPMLAPMGLLALVCAVIGVAPVVVAPLLANVLGSWRPEVAGPAAELGGHAPLMALTVAALALLILVALLLLFFARKTRGSRPATSVTWGCGYLRPTPRMQYSASSFAEMLVGLFSGLLRPHGKTPVINGLAPAPARFASHVPETVLELLYLPLFAKANEKLAPIRKLQHGQLHLYILYTFITLVTLLIIGML
- a CDS encoding PTS sugar transporter subunit IIA — encoded protein: MLLDTAEAAQLLDVDEKTMLRWIRKDGLPATFVNEVYRINRADLLEWATDRGIKVKPEIYAAADEESTSLPTLLQALEAGGIHCNVPGTDKLGVLKNVVGLLRLPPQVDPEFVLQVLLAREALGTTAIGDGIAIPHVRNPILLHVSSPAVTLCFLETPIDFNALDGKPVRILFTLTSPSAKVHLHLLSKLAYALRDPRLRQLLQDRCDPAAIKAAIAEIENELGR
- a CDS encoding B12-binding domain-containing radical SAM protein, which produces MNVLLLRPHPGNDRFGLGPFFRVEPLGLEYIGAALRAAGHTVTAADLRFRPAAAAWVRRSRPRLVGISCLHALEYERVVETAREVRRASPETFILVGGHAAAAFPAPLECDAVDAICLDDGEELVPAVAAALDRGERLDEVPGLRLRTGDGWFSTPEPSRQGCLDLVPLPARDLVARHRHGYHCLLFKPVWLVETARGCPHRCSFCSVWQLYGRSCRERSIAAVVEDFATAGDAVFVADDLFWHNPERSLELAAALKKRGVFKRWLLVQTRTDLICRSGELMAAWRPLAKDFDIFLGLEAATDRGLAGLAKDSGVAASVEAVRLARELRYGINGNFLIDPDWNEGDFHDLWEFVARHGLQRAGFTILTPLPGTDYFREVASRIAAQPWSNFDMHHLLWEPRLGARRFFELYAETWRRSILNTSGEKGLADWMRQVRPAQVPYIARVLWRTQRMMKPAAYLAEYEATRPRTTAPLVGAELPAGAPAAGRGVA